Proteins from one Impatiens glandulifera chromosome 2, dImpGla2.1, whole genome shotgun sequence genomic window:
- the LOC124924824 gene encoding secreted RxLR effector protein 161-like: MELARSKKEICLSQRKYTIDLLKETDMIGCKPINTPMDSVHKLGNNNDDTPTDKGRYQLLVGRHLYLSHTRPDIDFVVSVVSQFMNCPSEDHMNAVFRILRYLKSSSGKGLLFTSKADKSIRVFTDADWAGDITDKKSTSGYCSFVWGNLITWRSKKQFVVAWSSAEAEYRSLALRICEEIWIMPHP, from the coding sequence ATGGAACTTGCTCGATCAAAGAAGGAGATCTGCTTATCTCAAAGGAAATACACCATAGACCTTTTAAAGGAAACCGACATGATCGGATGTAAGCCTATTAACACCCCCATGGATTCAGTCCACAAACTTGGAAATAACAACGACGATACCCCAACCGACAAAGGTAGATACCAGCTACTCGTTGGGCGACACTTGTACTTATCTCACACTCGTCCCGACATTGACTTCGTAGTGAGCGTTGTTAGCCAATTCATGAATTGTCCCTCTGAAGATCATATGAACGCAGTTTTCAGAATTCTAAGGTACTTAAAAAGTTCTTCGGGAAAAGGCCTTTTATTCACAAGTAAAGCCGACAAGTCAATTCGTGTGTTCACCGATGCCGATTGGGCTGGGGACATTACCGACAAAAAATCCACCTCTGGATATTGTTCATTTGTATGGGGAAACCTCATCACATGGAGAAGCAAGAAACAATTTGTTGTCGCTTGGAGTAGTGCCGAAGCTGAGTATCGTTCTCTTGCACTTAGAATTTGTGAAGAAATTTGGATAATGCCGCATCCTTGA